A segment of the Trifolium pratense cultivar HEN17-A07 linkage group LG7, ARS_RC_1.1, whole genome shotgun sequence genome:
CTATAATCAAAAGTgagtaaagtttttttttttcttttttctatttatacattaatattattttcactTTGTTTCAGCATCATTTCATTTATGTAGCTGCTTAACCTAATGGGTAAAAAcaggctttaaattattgttgtttcttttgttcaGTGTTTTTATAAGTGACAAGGTAATGAGTAGTGACTAGAGAGAGATGGTAGGGAAAAGTTTATTATATAGTTGGGTATGGATATTTTCCTTAAGGAGCATATGCTCTGGTCATTGATGTTCTTGTATGATAAGAACGAATAAATACATACTCGTTGCATATTTTTACAGGATTGGTAGTTCATCTTATCCATGCTCCTCGATGAAAATCAATCTTTGAAAATGGTGCAACAAACTTGTTGGGAGACTTCTGCGTGCATCAGTTAAAAAGATTGTTGGTGAGAGGACTGTTGGTGATAACAGAAAACACTACTAATACTTATATTCAAGACATTGTCTATTTCTCATACAAAGCACCCAACATCTATCAATGAAAAGTACAAAATTGTGGACCAAGATTTGTTGTAGTAAGTGCCATTTTGATACCACCCGAAACAGTAAAAAGAAAATGCGGttcggttggtttttaaaaGGTCATTCAAACCAAACTAATGTGGTTAGGgttggttcggtttgtgcggtttatcacaatataaaaaatatgacaatattaccaactttttacaaaattgatatagaaaattttaatttaatttaatgtttacACGATATAATATGCATATACATAAATTGCATatacataataatttatttttaatatcaaCAATATAGTTCTGGATCgcgtgaaatgatatgttttaACAACCTACTGTTTTATGGACTTAATTTGGGTTGAGTTTGCTAAGTTGGATTAGGTAAtaggtttggttcggtttggttcggttgatagagttaagttaaATATTGtcgtttggttcggtttggtttggtctagttgatagagttaagttaaATATTGtcgtttggttcggtttggttttttgaattaaaaactGTAAATCAAACCACGcgatttagaagaaaaataatctGTGTGGTTCAAACTAAATGCGATTTTTTGCGATTTTCGATTTGGGTTGGTTCGATTTGcagttttatttttggattgatTCGGCTCGGATATGAAACCCCTATATGAGGGAGTAACATTtttcaataattaattaataaaagaaaaaacatgattagaaaaaaaatgagagagagagagagatgcaTATTGTGTAACTGCCTCCAACTTCCCCTAAATTATCTCAACCCACAAACTATCTCTCACGAGGCATAGTGAGGATCACACTCCTTTTTTCTCATTTCTCTCTCAGAATAAAGTCCTTCGCAGTCTTTTTTTCTCCCTTcaatctctatctctctctcacCCTCAAAACCAAGCAAAGATTCACACAATATTTCTAGAAAAAACATTTCTATATTCTTTCCTAATTCTAGCACACTGTctatatctctctctctctctctcaggtCTTACTTTCTAGATTTTCTACCTACATCTACTACATTAATTAATCCAAACATTCTCGTACTTACTTTACTtgtctttaattaattaactaaccatttttttaatgtttttgttctGTTTCTTTCTTGCAGGTTCTGTATTTTTCTACTATCATGGGAGCACTTAGCAAATACTATAACTATAATTCTAACCCTTATCAACCTCTTCAAACTAACACCAACTCAGAAATCAACACTTTTCAACATCatgaacaagaacaacaactGTTATTACCTGAATTAACACAAATTTTAGAACATAACCACCATTTTTCTTCATCTTATTTAGATGaaactttgttttttcaaagtccttatttttactcaaatGAGACTTACCCTTCTCATGAACAACTACTTTTTGATTCAACTTTCTCTTCTCAAAATGATGGATTCATTTCAATGAATGAAATTTTCCCAAATGAAGAAAATTTCAACACTTACCTTCCATGTGCAAAACGACAAAAGCTATGTTATGAGGAGAAAAAAGTTCAACAACAAGAAGAGATTTTGAActcaaccaatttttttgtgGATGAGTTTATGACTAACCCTTTTGGTTCTTTTGAAGCAGAACAACCATTTTGTTCTGCTTCGAAAATTGTTGGTTGTGAGAAGAAAGTGTACGAAAAGACTATCTCGTCACAGAGTATCGTGgcgagagaaagaagaagaaagataaCTGAGAAGACACAAGAGCTTGGAAAGTTGGTTCCTGGTGGGCCTAAGATGAATACAGCAGAGATGCTTATTGGTGCTGCTAATTATGTTAAGTTTCTTCAAGCTCAAGTTGGAATGCTTCAAGTTATGGGAACATTAAGCAAGGTAactgtttttgttttgtatgtttttatattaggcaaatgctaaatagtgcccccggggcactctttaagcccataaatagtaaactttttatagaatttttatcggaatgcgtaaagtcaacgcattggaaattgtagtgtttaactttttgaataaaaagtttctttaaatagaattcttaaagagtgccccgggggcactcgttagcaagaccctttatATTATTAGAGCTTATAAATTAagttaagaaaaatattaaacaatgCCTCTCATACtagttaaacatataaataagaaaattatgcattgaaatttgtgcatttaatacATTGAAATGGTAAAAACTTATGTTATCAACATTAACTTGTGCATTTAATttcaacttttttgttttagtcttaATATGCAACTTGAAGGAATTTGGATTCCATGTCATCACTGTCATCACCGCGGTCATATTAGTGGTTGTTGAATTGAAATCAAACTGTTCAGATTTTAATGCATGAAAATACAATTTAACTTCAAGTGAATTTGCATGTTTTTGTTATGaatgatgtttttgtttttatgttatGCTACTTGAATTTAgttgttttaatttataatagctataaaatatgtttgtttattgtatatataaaatatgttttttttacttgataCTCATGCCTATaaataatgtgataaaattaaagtaaccGAAATACATATGTTTCCGGATCTGCATCGTTGAACTTAATCACCGTGTGAATCAGTAATTGACAGAGGTTGATCTGCCAATTCAATcaaacgaacaccgcaacaagacgGAAATAcaaacaccgcacaaagacgggacgaCGAAATCAcagaaaaacacaaaagaaaattttaatctatgtgaaaaccacttatttagattaaaacaaatagaaaaagatGCAAAGGGTGATTTTGGACCCAAAATCACCTCCTTTTTGATGAAATGATGGGAATAAAACTTAGAGAAAAGGAGCAGCTTATCTCTTCTTATATGAGAGTGAGAAGGGTTAAGGAAACGGTTACTAATAAGAGGAAATGGTCAATAAACAGAGAGAATTTAGGAACAATGGTATATATGAGCTGGCTTTGTAACTGTTTTACAAGGAATTTTCAACtacttcttttttaatttataataatttaaatttttttttgagataacaatttaaatattcactttaatagattaatttaatttaaatattagcTGTTATTTCCTTTTTATATGTTTAGTTTCCCTACCACTTGGGagaatatttaaaaagttacCATTCAATTCATTACCCAAAAATGAAATTAGTAAGTGTCGATCAAATATATTTGGAGGTCTAAGAAAATGTTTAAAAAGATTTATAAAGTCtataatagtaatatttttgATATAATGATTTATAAAgtctatataataataatatttttgatataatcattttttttactttcaccaccagtttaatgtGATTCCGGTGTCAGGTTCAAGTGACTCCAGCCtcctcccgatcacagttgcgggaTCGAACCATGATCCTCCTTACTAAATACAGCGTgccgtcaatcaccactgaactcACTAACAattgattaaattattaaattttagtttaattgttttttaaatgatttagaATACGAAATTATGATAGTAAAGTCAATCGGTTTCATCTTTGTtgatacaatattaattttcgATAAACTTTTATCAATCTAAAAATAGTagtatttgaaacttttttattcaataaaagttttatatttttggaGACCTAAAATTTGTCTTGGTAGTTTCATCCTTGGGTCTCCGGTggtgtaacaattttttagaagttaaatttttagaatttatgaaaataattatgcaaataaataattttttatgttaattcataaattctcacaaataaatattgtatttttataagttgttttctcataaagTATATGTTTCGCATAAGTTAAAAACAAGTCAATCCAAacgaaaataataaaattatttttttacgacAATAAATTTAGTTAATGCTTTGAATATTCCTTCTTCAATTAACTTTCTTAACTTTTTAGTTTATAGACATGTGCCCAAATAAATCCACATATATATCTTACATTTTATAATTGAAAATTGCAGGAAGAAAAGGAACCTCCTCCAAGTCAAGATATACACAAACTACTTGTTTCTCCCTTTGTTCAAGAGAAATTGTATTTGGAAGAAAAGTGCTTTGTTACAAAAGAGTTTATCACCACACTAACCAATCATGATAATGTTAGATCAAAACCTACCATCCTTAAGGGTCTTAAACAGCTTATTGGAACAGAGATTAATGAGAAGAAACCAAAGCAAGAATAATTTTACTCTTCATTGGTTGttctctccatttttttttagtgttgctttatttcatttttcattaataAGGCTCTCAACTCGTGAGTCTAGGTTAGATTCAATTCTTTTGTAAGTTCATTTTGCATGTAAGAGGGAccatttattgatttatttattaattacttgaatttttttatcttttgtagTATGGTTAAATCGTGCTTGCAAGGGTAAGGCATGTGAGTGGAACTCTTGcttcttttattattatgttgATGTTGATAGAAATAAATTTTAGATGAGTTGAGTTTCAAGATTCATCAGGTTAGGACAGGTTACAAAGCTCAAAGAATACTAACAACGATAGTTTACAAACTAACAACTGTTTGCataagttttaaaaaaagttgggtcaaacgaGTCTTAAGATCTTTGACAGGTTCTTTGATCTTCTTTAATCACAATCCTAATTACTTAGCAAATTATTCTCATCCAATCCCATACTACCATACTTTGAAGGGAGTGGATGCGCATGAACCGCTCTATGAAGAAAAGGAAATTGACACCCAAAACacaattgaaatgtgaaaatatcaaatgggtaatcgtttttttttttttttgtgtgtcatttattatttatttttaatttattctcacATATACTTtaagaaattcaattttaaccaaattttttttttttaagaagctaaattagcccactcaaattggtACTAGAGATAATCGAACATGAGACCTTAAAGAGGAGCACATTTCTAGATCTCAAGTCAATACCATCaaaccaacccaagtgggtttaacgaaaatattttattgtagcATTCAATtcattattgttgttttttgtaCAAAACTTTGTTTTTGACAAGTAGTGCCTTTAAATTCTACTCTTAACTCTTAAGTTGGATAAATAGAATGACCGGGGTTCAAACTCTGACCCTCAACAATATCCCTACCACCTAAACTAAGCTCACGGGACAAATTCATTTCATTTCTATTTCAATATAAGCACGCCtcaaaaaaacattatttaaaaaaaaccaaaaaaaagatTCAGGGAAACAAAAACTCACATACCTATAAGgctataacatatatatatatatatatatatatatatatatatatatagagcatacaaaaaaatttgatgtgaacttttcataataccaacaatatccttgatttttgttttttgagcggtaaaatttttttattaacaaactcaccataacataattcatgtcttctttttttttacataagtttgcataatgACTATTAGTCGAAATAATAACTGAAGGTACCGTAAAAGTGAGGTGGGATgggacactttttttttttgcaataagGTACACTTATTTTTTGAGTACATACAAAGTCGCAATAGaggtttttttaataaaaaaaataagagggTTTATGTTGCTAAACAATAGAGCTTTGTATAGTGTGGCTTTGTATGGTCCTACCAAAAACCTATTTTTAACTTGATATTCTTATAAttgtcaaccaaaaaaaaaaaacttgatattcttatttattttagaaagacaaaaaaaagGTTGCACTTGCATCGACTCCTTTTTTCCTCTCTCCTACCTAAGTCCTAACTACCTTTGTGAATCCACAAATTTGTGCAATATAATATTCAAGCAGATGGGAGTACTTGTTGCTCCATGAAGCATCATTCTACTTGAAGAATATCACCAAAAATATTAGCACTTGTACCCTCAATTTTGATGTGTGAACATAAATAACTTCCTTTTGTTCCAAATACATGTTAGATATCATTTAAACTTATGAGCCAAATATAATACAAATGTTGACTTACCTAGTGCAGTCATGAAGGAAAAAATAACTCGATTATACTAACAAGAGAAATGCCTTCTAATGCCATCAATTGAAATGATCACTAACTAAATGTACATGAAGTTCAATGATCTATCCTAACCATAACAAAAATCACACTAGCTTCTAACACTCATTTGTTAGCTcacaagtggttaatgagctcctcTAGGCCGAATCGTTTGGAAGTTCCCAAGTTCGATTCCTAGTGGAAACAATTTTTAGCCAGGTTTTTCTTACCTAGCAGCCGAACTCTGGATTGCCGAGGCACTCTTCCCTGGAACCAGAGGATtactacccaaaaaaaatgGTGTCCTAATCATTGAAATATTTATGATGATGTGGAAGTGTTATGTTGGCTCCATATAAATGAATGTTTAAATTGTCAAATGAAGTCAGAAATAAGGTAAAATTTCCCAAATAAGCTTCTCTCCACTTTCAAGAACTCTATGCAAGTACACTTACCATTAGAATTTCCTTCTATCATTGATTTTAGTTCATATGACACTAACAAAAACCACAAACCTCCTACACTTTTATTGAACAATCCTCTCATTTTTATAAGCCACATGACAGGATTTACTATTAGTAATGTTGTTTGGACATGAAAAATATTGCAATTCAATCGCCAATTAATCCAAAACAATATAAAGCAAAGATGCGGAGATAAATCATGTGAGCTCAGAATGTTTGAAAACTAGAGATAGCCTTTATGCCATGCAAATACTTTTTGGTGACTCTATTGCGCTTGTGCGGCGGTGGTGTCAACAGGTGTATCAGGATGTGCTCCCCATTCAGTCCAGGATCCATCATAAACGGGAACATCAGTCTTTCCAAGACGATGAAGACCCTATAACAAGAAACAGCCATGATCGAAATgtggggaaaaaaaaaagatatcaaCGTGTTTACATTTTACACATATCATTAtcaacaatttaaaattttctatgGAAAAGATTAGAGAAGAGACAAAGAGATACCAATGCAAGAATGCATGCAGTTACTCCAGTTCCACACGAAGTCACAACCGGGTTTTCCAAAGAGATGCCTGCGGATCAAAGACATTGTGTGACGGGAGAATTCGAGAACAAAATGATTTCAGCATTATTAAAACTCGTAGAAAGATGTTCAAACCTTCTTGATCAAACCGCTTCTTAAGCTCATCTGCTGGTAACAATGACTGTGAACCATCTAACATCTGCAGGTGAAAGACATTTGACATTGATTAAATATCTTACAATCTCATACAAGTAAAATGTAACAATATACTTCAAAGTtcgaaataataataataataataataataataataataataataataaaaatatcggCCAGTATAATACAATTGGATCAGAATTGAGGTAAGATGTATGTGTTTTACTAATATTAATACAAATATAATAGACACGACGATATGTTACCTGGGCAAAAGGAATGCATTTGCTGCCAGGTACATGACCACTTCTGATTCCCTTTCTGGGCTCTGGTGCAATTCCATCAAACCTGTCAAAGGATAAAATCTTCAGAAATCCAAGAACCATACATCAAAAACGATATTGAAACACATTTGTCACGGCCATTATGGTCAACAAGTGTAAAGCCTTTTTTGCTTTTATTTCTTGAGTTTTCCAACCAAAGCTTaagattttattattatttgatgtgTTTTAACCGTACAAACTACAAGCATTACAGGGTGTTTTTGTTGATGATTCACCTAAAAAACCCCTATCTAACCAGTTTCTAACTATAATAAACCCAATACTCGCCAGCATCATTTACATACAAGCCAGGTATTTACCAGCACGTCCACTGTTTGCCGGTGTGCTTATCTATACGCCATTCACGCGTGTCTCTATTGAATCTGTCTATGCTTCTTTGCAGTTCACATCACGTGTCTCTGttcggatttttttttcttggggGTGTTGTCTCGGGATAGGTTAGAGAGATAAAAGAAATACTGAAAGGTACTTTAACTTGTATTGAAGACAATGGAATGCATAAatggaaaagaagaaaatcTATTAGCAGTATG
Coding sequences within it:
- the LOC123896400 gene encoding transcription factor bHLH53-like, translated to MGALSKYYNYNSNPYQPLQTNTNSEINTFQHHEQEQQLLLPELTQILEHNHHFSSSYLDETLFFQSPYFYSNETYPSHEQLLFDSTFSSQNDGFISMNEIFPNEENFNTYLPCAKRQKLCYEEKKVQQQEEILNSTNFFVDEFMTNPFGSFEAEQPFCSASKIVGCEKKVYEKTISSQSIVARERRRKITEKTQELGKLVPGGPKMNTAEMLIGAANYVKFLQAQVGMLQVMGTLSKEEKEPPPSQDIHKLLVSPFVQEKLYLEEKCFVTKEFITTLTNHDNVRSKPTILKGLKQLIGTEINEKKPKQE